Proteins from one Dromiciops gliroides isolate mDroGli1 chromosome 6, mDroGli1.pri, whole genome shotgun sequence genomic window:
- the LOC122732173 gene encoding probable E3 ubiquitin-protein ligase TRIML1 has protein sequence MCDQHGEQKKLFCEEDQKSLCESCSQAPEHKDHHVLSMDKAAEKYKDKLQKIWNILQRREEKFKIALNKVKRREDYCKEDVKAHKKSVISEYEKIYQFLRNEENQHLLRLEEEFRNNMTKLKANKAKLSQQIQNLQRMQLDVEDTLDKAPLEMLQGSGALCRANVTKCLCRNEEQLHEEHKVYSSTWSTCPITALREMLMNYQRDITLDPETAHPCLILSEDLKHVKCGSVPKDLLGNEERSEDAFVVLGAQTFTSGKHYWEVEWGNNTEWELGVCKDSGSQNGNLSILPDDVTALEGFRSVKDVFIWKLKDILIESEPIDKMGIFLDYEKGHIAFYNVIEETLIFSPPDIIFHGTLRPYFALSINDEEGSLASLSICPKSNK, from the exons ATGTGTGATCAACATGGGGAACAAAAGAAGCTCTTCTGTGAGGAAGACCAGAAATCCCTCTGTGAATCTTGTTCACAAGCCCCAGAACACAAGGATCATCATGTTCTCTCCATGGACAAGGCTGCTGAAAAGTACAAG GACAAGCTCCAGAAGATATGGAATATCttgcagagaagagaagagaaatttaaaattgCATTGAACAaagtgaaaaggagagaggatTATTGTAAG GAGGATGTAAAGGCTCATAAAAAATCAGTTATATCTGAATATGAGAAAATATACCAGTTCTTACGGAATGAAGAAAATCAACACCTGCTAAGATTGGAAGAGGAATTCAGAAACAACATGACAAAACTTAAGGCAAACAAGGCCAAATTATCACAACAAATCCAAAATCTGCAAAGAATGCAATTAGATGTGGAAGATACTTTGGACAAGGCACCATTAGAAATGCTCCAG GGCTCTGGAGCTCTGTGTAGAGCAAATGTAACCAAGTGTCTTTGCAGGAATGAGGAGCAGCTACATGAAGAGCATAAGGTTTATTCCTCTACCTGGAGCACCTGCCCCATCACTGCATTGAGAGAAATGCTCATGAACTACCAGA gaGACATAACTCTGGATCCTGAAACAGCTCATCCTTGTCTAATCTTGTCTGAAGATTTGAAGCATGTCAAGTGTGGAAGTGTCCCAAAGGACCTTCTTGGCAATGAAGAAAGATCTGAGGATGCTTTCGTTGTATTGGGGGCCCAAACCTTTACTTCAGGCAAACACTATTGGGAGGTAGAGTGGGGAAATAATACAGAGTGGGAATTGGGTGTATGTAAAGATTCAGGCAGTCAAAATGGGAACCTCTCCATATTACCTGATGATGTAACTGCCCTAGAAGGCTTCAGATCTGTAAAGGATGTCTTCATCTGGAAATTAAAAGATATCCTTATTGAGAGTGAGCCCATAGATAAGATGGGAATTTTTCTTGATTATGAAAAGGGACACATAGCATTTTACAATGTTATAGAAGAAACCCTTATCTTCAGTCCCCCAGACATTATCTTTCATGGGACTCTTCGCCCTTACTTTGCTCTTTCCATTAATGATGAAGAAGGAAGTCTTGCATCACTCAGTATATGTCCCAAGAGTAATAAGTGA